A genome region from Thermomonospora amylolytica includes the following:
- a CDS encoding DMT family transporter translates to MAWIVLIISGVLETVWAAALAASGGLSRLRPSVLFAAALTGSMVGLGYALRTIPLGTGYAVWVGIGAAGTAAYGMTALHEPVTAARLVCLTMIVGGVVGLKVLH, encoded by the coding sequence GTGGCGTGGATCGTCCTCATCATCTCCGGTGTCCTGGAAACCGTGTGGGCTGCGGCGCTGGCCGCGTCAGGCGGCCTGTCCCGGCTGCGGCCCAGTGTGCTGTTCGCCGCGGCGCTGACCGGGAGCATGGTCGGCCTGGGCTATGCCCTGCGCACCATTCCCCTGGGCACGGGATACGCCGTGTGGGTGGGCATCGGGGCCGCCGGCACCGCCGCGTACGGCATGACGGCCCTGCACGAGCCGGTCACCGCCGCCCGCCTCGTCTGCCTGACGATGATCGTCGGCGGGGTCGTGGGGCTGAAGGTCCTCCACTAG
- a CDS encoding WD40 repeat domain-containing serine/threonine protein kinase, with product MAEKAGDLVAGRYRLVALLGEGGMGSAWRARDERLRREVAVKQLKLPPGLSDEARARRVGWMEREARTAGMLRHRGIVTVHDQVTDEHGLPWIVMELVPGRSLDQVVKDGGRLPVEQVARIGAQVADALAVAHAAGIVHRDIKPANILLDGDQAVLTDFGIAALDGATTLTPAGALIGTPAYMAPEQVNGQEATPASDVWSLGATLYFAVEGRPAFTGPTTAALLMAVSGGRSAPMVHAGPLRPVLRDLMTKSPARRPTAAQTATMLLRQTAPRASSPTPASPPVPEPTTTGRHRFLTRRHLLTGLGATGLAAAVPTAYYTLARDQAPRTRDQAPRRDQPTSLDRPLTGHTDWVGSVAFSPDGKILASAGNDKTVRLWDVATRTALGRPLTGHTSHVESVAFSPDGKILVSASADKTVRLWDMATRTALGRPLTGHTAHIESVAFSPDGRTVASASSDQTVRLWDVATRTALGEPLTGHTGYTYAVAFSPDGRILASTSADETVRLWDMATRTLLGEPLTGHTDYTYAVAFSPDGRILASAGKDETVRLWDVARRAPLGEPLTGHTGSVLSVAFSPDGKTLASSGGSEDKTVRLWDVATRTLIGRPLTGHTAPVESVAFSPDGRILAGAGGDKTVRLWRVEQP from the coding sequence GTGGCGGAGAAGGCGGGTGACCTGGTGGCGGGCCGGTACCGTCTGGTCGCGTTGCTGGGCGAGGGCGGGATGGGTTCGGCGTGGCGGGCCCGTGATGAGCGGCTGCGCCGAGAGGTGGCGGTCAAGCAGCTCAAACTGCCGCCCGGGTTGAGTGATGAGGCCCGCGCCCGGCGGGTGGGCTGGATGGAGCGTGAGGCCCGGACCGCGGGGATGCTGCGGCATCGGGGGATCGTCACCGTGCACGATCAGGTCACCGATGAGCACGGCCTGCCGTGGATCGTCATGGAACTCGTCCCCGGCCGCTCGTTGGACCAGGTCGTCAAGGACGGCGGCCGCCTGCCGGTCGAGCAGGTCGCGCGGATCGGCGCCCAGGTCGCCGACGCGTTGGCGGTCGCGCACGCCGCCGGGATCGTGCACCGCGACATCAAACCCGCCAACATCCTGCTCGACGGGGACCAGGCCGTCCTCACCGATTTCGGGATCGCCGCCCTGGACGGCGCCACCACCCTCACCCCTGCCGGCGCCCTCATCGGCACCCCCGCTTATATGGCCCCCGAACAGGTCAACGGCCAGGAGGCCACCCCGGCCTCGGACGTGTGGTCGCTGGGCGCCACCTTGTACTTCGCCGTCGAGGGCCGCCCCGCTTTCACCGGCCCCACCACCGCCGCGCTCCTGATGGCGGTCAGCGGCGGTAGATCCGCCCCCATGGTCCACGCCGGGCCCCTGCGGCCCGTCCTGCGCGACCTGATGACCAAGAGCCCCGCCCGCCGGCCCACCGCCGCCCAGACCGCCACCATGCTGCTGCGGCAGACCGCGCCGAGGGCGTCTTCTCCCACCCCAGCCTCGCCCCCTGTTCCGGAGCCGACCACCACCGGTCGGCATCGTTTTCTGACCCGCCGGCACCTGCTGACGGGCTTGGGCGCCACCGGGCTGGCGGCCGCCGTGCCCACCGCCTACTACACCCTCGCCCGGGACCAAGCCCCGCGTACCCGGGACCAAGCCCCGCGCCGGGACCAGCCCACTTCGCTCGACCGGCCCCTGACCGGCCACACCGACTGGGTCGGGTCGGTGGCGTTCAGTCCCGACGGGAAGATCCTGGCCAGCGCCGGCAACGACAAGACGGTGCGATTGTGGGACGTCGCCACCCGCACCGCGCTCGGCCGGCCCCTGACCGGCCACACCAGCCATGTCGAGTCGGTGGCGTTCAGTCCCGACGGGAAGATCCTGGTCAGTGCCAGCGCCGACAAGACGGTGCGATTGTGGGACATGGCCACCCGCACCGCGCTCGGCCGGCCCCTGACCGGCCACACCGCCCACATCGAGTCGGTGGCGTTCAGCCCCGACGGCAGGACCGTGGCCAGCGCCAGCAGTGATCAGACGGTGCGATTGTGGGACGTCGCCACCCGCACCGCGCTCGGCGAGCCCCTGACCGGACACACCGGCTACACCTACGCGGTGGCGTTCAGCCCCGACGGCAGAATCCTGGCCAGCACCAGCGCCGACGAGACGGTGCGATTGTGGGACATGGCCACCCGTACCTTGCTCGGCGAGCCCCTGACCGGCCACACCGACTACACCTACGCGGTGGCGTTCAGCCCCGACGGCAGAATCCTGGCCAGCGCCGGCAAGGACGAGACGGTGCGATTATGGGACGTGGCCAGGCGCGCCCCGCTCGGCGAGCCCCTGACCGGACACACCGGCAGCGTCCTCTCGGTGGCGTTCAGCCCCGACGGCAAGACCCTGGCCAGCTCCGGCGGCTCTGAGGACAAAACGGTGCGATTGTGGGACGTGGCCACCCGCACACTGATCGGCCGGCCCTTGACCGGGCACACCGCCCCCGTCGAGTCGGTGGCGTTCAGCCCTGACGGCAGGATCCTGGCCGGCGCCGGCGGCGACAAGACGGTACGGCTATGGAGGGTCGAACAACCCTGA